One genomic region from Bufo bufo chromosome 3, aBufBuf1.1, whole genome shotgun sequence encodes:
- the ATG101 gene encoding autophagy-related protein 101 — translation MNCRSEVLEVSVEGRQVEEAMLAVLHTILLHRSTGKFHYKKEGTYSIGTVGTQDIDCDFIEFTYVRVSSEELDRALRKAVNEFKDALRNSGSDGIGQVSLEFYQKKKSRWPFSDECIPWEVWTIKVNIVSLATEQERQICREKVGEKLGEKIINIVEVMNRHEYLPKMPTQSEVDNVFDTSLKDVQPYLYKISYQITDSLGTSVTTTMRRLIKDTLAL, via the exons ATgaattgccgttcagaggtgttgGAAGTGTCGGTGGAGGGCCGTCAGGTAGAAGAAGCCATGCTGGCCGTCCTGCATACTATACTTCTTCACAGGAGCACGGGCAAGTTCCACTACAAGAAGGAAGGGACCTATTCCATCGGCACTGTGGGAACACAAGACATTGACTGTGACTTCATAGAATTTACATATGTCAGGGTTTCTTCTGAGGAGCTAGACAGAGCGCTGCGCAAAGCAGTCAACGAGTTCAAG GACGCATTGAGGAATTCTGGAAGTGATGGCATTGGTCAGGTGTCTCTGGAATTCTATCAGAAGAAAAAGTCCCGTTGGCCGTTCTCAGACGAGTGCATCCCATGGGAGGTTTGGACCATCAAAGTGAACATTGTGTCACTAGCTACTGAGCAGGAGCGGCagatctgcagggagaaagtcggaGAGAAACTTGGCGAGAAGATTATTAACATTGTGGAGGTGATGAACAGACATGAATATCTGCCCAAAATGCCGACACAGTCAGAAGTGGACAATGTGTTTGATACGAGCCTGAAGGATGTACAGCCATATCTGTACAAAATCTCTTATCAGATTACTGACTCTCTGGGAACGTCCGTCACCACCACAATGCGGAGACTTATCAAAGACACTTTGGCTCTGTAA